From Primulina huaijiensis isolate GDHJ02 chromosome 15, ASM1229523v2, whole genome shotgun sequence, one genomic window encodes:
- the LOC140959690 gene encoding protein CIA1-like isoform X3, translating into MNFTDRIFELKEVETLRGHTDRVCCIAWNPATGVDGVPAMIASCGADKNVLIWEQNIATGSFQSKEKLAKLHASTVIRCAWAASGSLLVTSSVRGCICIWKSFEGRFRIMNCFGKKIWIWKRASTLNNDVKYLSTVAGSTGCTKMILWHPLKDILFSCGFDNTIKIWVPDADMVNWDCMQTLGESNSGRRHSIWALVFNGGGNKIVACSDDLSINIWSVDTGMMRFGERNAPGTHLCTLTGCHDQTIFAVHWSRQEIICTGAADGALCFIIESEDGSFDEPAYKLLLKKDHAHDKDINSVQWCSQDNSHVASASDDGTIKIWELASLPRF; encoded by the exons ATGAATTTCACGGATAGGATTTTTGAGCTGAAAGAAGTCGAAACGCTTCGAGGGCATACTGATAGAGTTTGTTGTATCGCCTGGAATCCAGCCACAGGAGTCGACGGTGTCCCCGCCATGATCGCGTCGTGTGGCGCCGACAAAAATGTACTTATTTGGGAACAGAACATCGCTACCGGCTCTTTCCAGTCCAAG GAAAAGTTGGCGAAGCTACATGCTTCGACTGTCATACGGTGTGCCTGGGCGGCATCTGGCAGTCTACTGGTAACATCAAGTGTTAGAGGCTGCATATGCATTTGGAAGAGCTTTGAGGGAAGATTCAGGATCATGAATTGTTTTGGG AAAAAGATATGGATATGGAAGAGAGCATCAACATTAAATAATGATGTTAAGTATCTATCAACGGTGGCTGGTAGTACAGGATGCACTAAAATGATCCTATGGCATCCATTGAAGGATATTCTGTTTTCATGTGGCTTTGACAACACTATCAAG ATTTGGGTTCCGGATGCAGATATGGTCAATTGGGATTGTATGCAAACTTTAGGTGAAAGTAACAG TGGGCGCAGACATTCAATCTGGGCCTTAGTTTTTAATGGCGGGGGAAACAAAATCGTTGCATGTAG TGACGATCTAAGCATTAATATATGGAGTGTTGACACTGGGATGATGCGGTTTGGAGAAAGAAATGCCCCTGG GACACATTTATGTACTCTCACCGGTTGTCATGATCAAACAATTTTTGCTGTCCATTGGTCAAG GCAGGAAATAATTTGCACCGGGGCAGCTGACGGTGCATTATGTTTCATTATTGAGAGTGAAGATGGATCG TTTGATGAACCTGCGTATAAATTGCTACTGAAGAAGGACCATGCTCATGATAAGGATATAAACTCAGTTCAATGGTGTTCCCAG GATAACTCGCATGTTGCCTCTGCGAGTGACGACGGAACAATCAAGATATGGGAATTGGCCTCCCTACCACGATTTTGA
- the LOC140960209 gene encoding quinone-oxidoreductase QR2-like, whose amino-acid sequence MATKLHVVYYSMYGHVEKLAREIKRGADTVKGVDAKLFQVAETLPAEVLGKMYAPPKSADVPVITPEELVEADGLIFGMPTRFGMMPAQLKALLDGTGKLWQTGALVGKPVGMFTSTSSQGSGHETTALTAITQFAHHGMIIVPTGYTFGEGMYVLDEIKGGSAYGAGTFTGRDGSRQPSDLELGHAFHQGKYIAGIVKKFKGGSA is encoded by the exons atgGCAACTAAACTTCACGTTGT TTACTATTCCATGTATGGACATGTCGAGAAACTTGCCCGTGAAATCAAGAGAGGGGCCGACACTGTCAAAGGAGTTGATGCCAAATTGTTTCAG GTTGCCGAAACGCTTCCTGCTGAGGTTCTCGGGAAGATGTATGCGCCCCCGAAGAGTGCTGATGTGCCCGTGATCACACCCGAAGAACTGGTCGAGGCAGATGGACTTATATTCGGTATGCCCACCAGATTCGGGATGATGCCAGCTCAATTGAAAGCACTACTAGATGGGACAGGCAAGCTGTGGCAGACCGGAGCGCTAGTAGGCAAGCCTGTTGGCATGTTCACAAGCACTTCATCTCAAGGAAGCGGACACGAGACCACAGC TTTAACCGCGATCACTCAATTCGCGCATCACGGGATGATCATTGTTCCCACGGGATACACATTTGGGGAAGGCATGTACGTGTTGGATGAGATTAAAGGTGGCAGTGCTTATGGTGCTGGAACTTTCACCGGAAGAGATGGGTCGAGGCAGCCATCAGATCTCGAATTGGGCCATGCTTTCCACCAAGGAAAATACATTGCTGGTATTGTCAAGAAGTTTAAAGGAGGATCTGCTTAA
- the LOC140959690 gene encoding protein CIA1-like isoform X2 yields the protein MNFTDRIFELKEVETLRGHTDRVCCIAWNPATGVDGVPAMIASCGADKNVLIWEQNIATGSFQSKEKLAKLHASTVIRCAWAASGSLLVTSSVRGCICIWKSFEGRFRIMNCFGRRDKLPVSVSLNASGELMASCVPQKKIWIWKRASTLNNDVKYLSTVAGSTGCTKMILWHPLKDILFSCGFDNTIKIWVPDADMVNWDCMQTLGESNRHSIWALVFNGGGNKIVACSDDLSINIWSVDTGMMRFGERNAPGTHLCTLTGCHDQTIFAVHWSRQEIICTGAADGALCFIIESEDGSFDEPAYKLLLKKDHAHDKDINSVQWCSQDNSHVASASDDGTIKIWELASLPRF from the exons ATGAATTTCACGGATAGGATTTTTGAGCTGAAAGAAGTCGAAACGCTTCGAGGGCATACTGATAGAGTTTGTTGTATCGCCTGGAATCCAGCCACAGGAGTCGACGGTGTCCCCGCCATGATCGCGTCGTGTGGCGCCGACAAAAATGTACTTATTTGGGAACAGAACATCGCTACCGGCTCTTTCCAGTCCAAG GAAAAGTTGGCGAAGCTACATGCTTCGACTGTCATACGGTGTGCCTGGGCGGCATCTGGCAGTCTACTGGTAACATCAAGTGTTAGAGGCTGCATATGCATTTGGAAGAGCTTTGAGGGAAGATTCAGGATCATGAATTGTTTTGGG CGTCGCGACAAATTACCAGTAAGTGTTTCTCTGAATGCATCTGGTGAGTTGATGGCTTCCTGTGTCCCCCAGAAAAAGATATGGATATGGAAGAGAGCATCAACATTAAATAATGATGTTAAGTATCTATCAACGGTGGCTGGTAGTACAGGATGCACTAAAATGATCCTATGGCATCCATTGAAGGATATTCTGTTTTCATGTGGCTTTGACAACACTATCAAG ATTTGGGTTCCGGATGCAGATATGGTCAATTGGGATTGTATGCAAACTTTAGGTGAAAGTAACAG ACATTCAATCTGGGCCTTAGTTTTTAATGGCGGGGGAAACAAAATCGTTGCATGTAG TGACGATCTAAGCATTAATATATGGAGTGTTGACACTGGGATGATGCGGTTTGGAGAAAGAAATGCCCCTGG GACACATTTATGTACTCTCACCGGTTGTCATGATCAAACAATTTTTGCTGTCCATTGGTCAAG GCAGGAAATAATTTGCACCGGGGCAGCTGACGGTGCATTATGTTTCATTATTGAGAGTGAAGATGGATCG TTTGATGAACCTGCGTATAAATTGCTACTGAAGAAGGACCATGCTCATGATAAGGATATAAACTCAGTTCAATGGTGTTCCCAG GATAACTCGCATGTTGCCTCTGCGAGTGACGACGGAACAATCAAGATATGGGAATTGGCCTCCCTACCACGATTTTGA
- the LOC140959692 gene encoding protein CIA1-like isoform X2, giving the protein MNLADRTFELKEIETLRGHTDRVWCIAWNPASGVNRVPAMIASCGADKKVIIWEQDRATGSFQCKHVLDLHASTVRWCAWERSGNLLATSSLDGDIRIWENVTGRFKFTHGLKNHYNAPVNISWNASGMMLATCIPRQPIWIWQVAFTLSFIDLSMVAASAGHVKMIQWHPLKDILFSCGFDNTIKIWVSDLRMIHWECVQSLGESHSGGIHTIQALAFNAKADKIVACSDDLSITIWSIDVEMIRYGERNAAGTLLCTLTGYHNKTIFSVNWSRKEIICSGAADGALCFFVENDDGLFDGPTYKLLLMKDHAHDKEVNSVQWCPKFEEPT; this is encoded by the exons ATGAATTTGGCGGATAGGACTTTCGAGCTGAAAGAAATCGAAACGCTTCGAGGCCATACTGATAGGGTTTGGTGCATCGCCTGGAATCCAGCCTCAGGAGTCAACCGTGTCCCCGCCATGATCGCTTCATGTGGAGCCGACAAAAAAGTCATCATTTGGGAACAGGACCGCGCCACCGGCTCTTTCCAGTGCAAG CATGTGTTGGACCTGCATGCTTCAACTGTGCGATGGTGTGCTTGGGAGAGATCTGGAAATTTATTGGCAACGTCAAGTCTTGATGGTGACATACGCATTTGGGAGAATGTCACGGGAAGATTCAAATTCACCCATGGTTTAAAG AATCACTACAATGCTCCTGTAAATATCTCTTGGAATGCATCTGGCATGATGCTAGCAACCTGTATCCCACGTCAACCAATATGGATATGGCAAGTTGCATTCACTCTCAGTTTTATAGATTTATCGATGGTGGCAGCTAGTGCAGGACATGTTAAAATGATTCAGTGGCATCCATTGAAGGATATACTGTTTTCATGTGGCTTTGACAATACTATCAAG ATTTGGGTTTCGGATTTGCGCATGATTCATTGGGAATGTGTGCAATCTTTAGGTGAAAGTCACAG TGGAGGCATACATACAATCCAGGCCTTAGCTTTTAATGCGAAGGCAGACAAAATCGTTGCCTGTAG TGATGATCTCTCCATTACGATATGGAGTATTGACGTTGAGATGATACGATATGGAGAAAGAAATGCCGCTGG GACACTTCTATGTACTCTTACTGGTTATCACAACAAAACAATTTTTTCTGTTAATTGGTCAAG GAAGGAAATAATTTGCAGTGGGGCAGCTGATGGTGCTCTATGTTTCTTTGTTGAAAATGATGATGGATTG TTTGATGGACCTACATATAAATTGCTACTGATGAAAGACCATGCTCAtgataaggaagtaaattcggTTCAATGGTGTCCCAAG TTTGAAGAACCAACCTGA
- the LOC140959690 gene encoding protein CIA1-like isoform X6 yields MNFTDRIFELKEVETLRGHTDRVCCIAWNPATGVDGVPAMIASCGADKNVLIWEQNIATGSFQSKEKLAKLHASTVIRCAWAASGSLLVTSSVRGCICIWKSFEGRFRIMNCFGRRDKLPVSVSLNASGELMASCVPQKKIWIWKRASTLNNDVKYLSTVAGSTGCTKMILWHPLKDILFSCGFDNTIKIWVPDADMVNWDCMQTLGESNSGRRHSIWALVFNGGGNKIVACSDDLSINIWSVDTGMMRFGERNAPGTHLCTLTGCHDQTIFAVHWSRMA; encoded by the exons ATGAATTTCACGGATAGGATTTTTGAGCTGAAAGAAGTCGAAACGCTTCGAGGGCATACTGATAGAGTTTGTTGTATCGCCTGGAATCCAGCCACAGGAGTCGACGGTGTCCCCGCCATGATCGCGTCGTGTGGCGCCGACAAAAATGTACTTATTTGGGAACAGAACATCGCTACCGGCTCTTTCCAGTCCAAG GAAAAGTTGGCGAAGCTACATGCTTCGACTGTCATACGGTGTGCCTGGGCGGCATCTGGCAGTCTACTGGTAACATCAAGTGTTAGAGGCTGCATATGCATTTGGAAGAGCTTTGAGGGAAGATTCAGGATCATGAATTGTTTTGGG CGTCGCGACAAATTACCAGTAAGTGTTTCTCTGAATGCATCTGGTGAGTTGATGGCTTCCTGTGTCCCCCAGAAAAAGATATGGATATGGAAGAGAGCATCAACATTAAATAATGATGTTAAGTATCTATCAACGGTGGCTGGTAGTACAGGATGCACTAAAATGATCCTATGGCATCCATTGAAGGATATTCTGTTTTCATGTGGCTTTGACAACACTATCAAG ATTTGGGTTCCGGATGCAGATATGGTCAATTGGGATTGTATGCAAACTTTAGGTGAAAGTAACAG TGGGCGCAGACATTCAATCTGGGCCTTAGTTTTTAATGGCGGGGGAAACAAAATCGTTGCATGTAG TGACGATCTAAGCATTAATATATGGAGTGTTGACACTGGGATGATGCGGTTTGGAGAAAGAAATGCCCCTGG GACACATTTATGTACTCTCACCGGTTGTCATGATCAAACAATTTTTGCTGTCCATTGGTCAAG AATGGCCTGA
- the LOC140959690 gene encoding protein CIA1-like isoform X4: protein MNFTDRIFELKEVETLRGHTDRVCCIAWNPATGVDGVPAMIASCGADKNVLIWEQNIATGSFQSKEKLAKLHASTVIRCAWAASGSLLVTSSVRGCICIWKSFEGRFRIMNCFGRRDKLPVSVSLNASGELMASCVPQKKIWIWKRASTLNNDVKYLSTVAGSTGCTKMILWHPLKDILFSCGFDNTIKIWVPDADMVNWDCMQTLGESNSGRRHSIWALVFNGGGNKIVACSDDLSINIWSVDTGMMRFGERNAPGTHLCTLTGCHDQTIFAVHWSRQEIICTGAADGALCFIIESEDGSDNSHVASASDDGTIKIWELASLPRF from the exons ATGAATTTCACGGATAGGATTTTTGAGCTGAAAGAAGTCGAAACGCTTCGAGGGCATACTGATAGAGTTTGTTGTATCGCCTGGAATCCAGCCACAGGAGTCGACGGTGTCCCCGCCATGATCGCGTCGTGTGGCGCCGACAAAAATGTACTTATTTGGGAACAGAACATCGCTACCGGCTCTTTCCAGTCCAAG GAAAAGTTGGCGAAGCTACATGCTTCGACTGTCATACGGTGTGCCTGGGCGGCATCTGGCAGTCTACTGGTAACATCAAGTGTTAGAGGCTGCATATGCATTTGGAAGAGCTTTGAGGGAAGATTCAGGATCATGAATTGTTTTGGG CGTCGCGACAAATTACCAGTAAGTGTTTCTCTGAATGCATCTGGTGAGTTGATGGCTTCCTGTGTCCCCCAGAAAAAGATATGGATATGGAAGAGAGCATCAACATTAAATAATGATGTTAAGTATCTATCAACGGTGGCTGGTAGTACAGGATGCACTAAAATGATCCTATGGCATCCATTGAAGGATATTCTGTTTTCATGTGGCTTTGACAACACTATCAAG ATTTGGGTTCCGGATGCAGATATGGTCAATTGGGATTGTATGCAAACTTTAGGTGAAAGTAACAG TGGGCGCAGACATTCAATCTGGGCCTTAGTTTTTAATGGCGGGGGAAACAAAATCGTTGCATGTAG TGACGATCTAAGCATTAATATATGGAGTGTTGACACTGGGATGATGCGGTTTGGAGAAAGAAATGCCCCTGG GACACATTTATGTACTCTCACCGGTTGTCATGATCAAACAATTTTTGCTGTCCATTGGTCAAG GCAGGAAATAATTTGCACCGGGGCAGCTGACGGTGCATTATGTTTCATTATTGAGAGTGAAGATGGATCG GATAACTCGCATGTTGCCTCTGCGAGTGACGACGGAACAATCAAGATATGGGAATTGGCCTCCCTACCACGATTTTGA
- the LOC140959690 gene encoding protein CIA1-like isoform X1 — MNFTDRIFELKEVETLRGHTDRVCCIAWNPATGVDGVPAMIASCGADKNVLIWEQNIATGSFQSKEKLAKLHASTVIRCAWAASGSLLVTSSVRGCICIWKSFEGRFRIMNCFGRRDKLPVSVSLNASGELMASCVPQKKIWIWKRASTLNNDVKYLSTVAGSTGCTKMILWHPLKDILFSCGFDNTIKIWVPDADMVNWDCMQTLGESNSGRRHSIWALVFNGGGNKIVACSDDLSINIWSVDTGMMRFGERNAPGTHLCTLTGCHDQTIFAVHWSRQEIICTGAADGALCFIIESEDGSFDEPAYKLLLKKDHAHDKDINSVQWCSQDNSHVASASDDGTIKIWELASLPRF, encoded by the exons ATGAATTTCACGGATAGGATTTTTGAGCTGAAAGAAGTCGAAACGCTTCGAGGGCATACTGATAGAGTTTGTTGTATCGCCTGGAATCCAGCCACAGGAGTCGACGGTGTCCCCGCCATGATCGCGTCGTGTGGCGCCGACAAAAATGTACTTATTTGGGAACAGAACATCGCTACCGGCTCTTTCCAGTCCAAG GAAAAGTTGGCGAAGCTACATGCTTCGACTGTCATACGGTGTGCCTGGGCGGCATCTGGCAGTCTACTGGTAACATCAAGTGTTAGAGGCTGCATATGCATTTGGAAGAGCTTTGAGGGAAGATTCAGGATCATGAATTGTTTTGGG CGTCGCGACAAATTACCAGTAAGTGTTTCTCTGAATGCATCTGGTGAGTTGATGGCTTCCTGTGTCCCCCAGAAAAAGATATGGATATGGAAGAGAGCATCAACATTAAATAATGATGTTAAGTATCTATCAACGGTGGCTGGTAGTACAGGATGCACTAAAATGATCCTATGGCATCCATTGAAGGATATTCTGTTTTCATGTGGCTTTGACAACACTATCAAG ATTTGGGTTCCGGATGCAGATATGGTCAATTGGGATTGTATGCAAACTTTAGGTGAAAGTAACAG TGGGCGCAGACATTCAATCTGGGCCTTAGTTTTTAATGGCGGGGGAAACAAAATCGTTGCATGTAG TGACGATCTAAGCATTAATATATGGAGTGTTGACACTGGGATGATGCGGTTTGGAGAAAGAAATGCCCCTGG GACACATTTATGTACTCTCACCGGTTGTCATGATCAAACAATTTTTGCTGTCCATTGGTCAAG GCAGGAAATAATTTGCACCGGGGCAGCTGACGGTGCATTATGTTTCATTATTGAGAGTGAAGATGGATCG TTTGATGAACCTGCGTATAAATTGCTACTGAAGAAGGACCATGCTCATGATAAGGATATAAACTCAGTTCAATGGTGTTCCCAG GATAACTCGCATGTTGCCTCTGCGAGTGACGACGGAACAATCAAGATATGGGAATTGGCCTCCCTACCACGATTTTGA
- the LOC140959690 gene encoding protein CIA1-like isoform X5 → MNFTDRIFELKEVETLRGHTDRVCCIAWNPATGVDGVPAMIASCGADKNVLIWEQNIATGSFQSKEKLAKLHASTVIRCAWAASGSLLVTSSVRGCICIWKSFEGRFRIMNCFGRRDKLPVSVSLNASGELMASCVPQKKIWIWKRASTLNNDVKYLSTVAGSTGCTKMILWHPLKDILFSCGFDNTIKIWVPDADMVNWDCMQTLGESNSGRRHSIWALVFNGGGNKIVACSDDLSINIWSVDTGMMRFGERNAPGTHLCTLTGCHDQTIFAVHWSRRMFQAGNNLHRGS, encoded by the exons ATGAATTTCACGGATAGGATTTTTGAGCTGAAAGAAGTCGAAACGCTTCGAGGGCATACTGATAGAGTTTGTTGTATCGCCTGGAATCCAGCCACAGGAGTCGACGGTGTCCCCGCCATGATCGCGTCGTGTGGCGCCGACAAAAATGTACTTATTTGGGAACAGAACATCGCTACCGGCTCTTTCCAGTCCAAG GAAAAGTTGGCGAAGCTACATGCTTCGACTGTCATACGGTGTGCCTGGGCGGCATCTGGCAGTCTACTGGTAACATCAAGTGTTAGAGGCTGCATATGCATTTGGAAGAGCTTTGAGGGAAGATTCAGGATCATGAATTGTTTTGGG CGTCGCGACAAATTACCAGTAAGTGTTTCTCTGAATGCATCTGGTGAGTTGATGGCTTCCTGTGTCCCCCAGAAAAAGATATGGATATGGAAGAGAGCATCAACATTAAATAATGATGTTAAGTATCTATCAACGGTGGCTGGTAGTACAGGATGCACTAAAATGATCCTATGGCATCCATTGAAGGATATTCTGTTTTCATGTGGCTTTGACAACACTATCAAG ATTTGGGTTCCGGATGCAGATATGGTCAATTGGGATTGTATGCAAACTTTAGGTGAAAGTAACAG TGGGCGCAGACATTCAATCTGGGCCTTAGTTTTTAATGGCGGGGGAAACAAAATCGTTGCATGTAG TGACGATCTAAGCATTAATATATGGAGTGTTGACACTGGGATGATGCGGTTTGGAGAAAGAAATGCCCCTGG GACACATTTATGTACTCTCACCGGTTGTCATGATCAAACAATTTTTGCTGTCCATTGGTCAAG GCGAATGTTCCAGGCAGGAAATAATTTGCACCGGGGCAGCTGA
- the LOC140959692 gene encoding protein CIA1-like isoform X1, whose amino-acid sequence MNLADRTFELKEIETLRGHTDRVWCIAWNPASGVNRVPAMIASCGADKKVIIWEQDRATGSFQCKHVLDLHASTVRWCAWERSGNLLATSSLDGDIRIWENVTGRFKFTHGLKNHYNAPVNISWNASGMMLATCIPRQPIWIWQVAFTLSFIDLSMVAASAGHVKMIQWHPLKDILFSCGFDNTIKIWVSDLRMIHWECVQSLGESHSGGIHTIQALAFNAKADKIVACSDDLSITIWSIDVEMIRYGERNAAGTLLCTLTGYHNKTIFSVNWSRKEIICSGAADGALCFFVENDDGLFDGPTYKLLLMKDHAHDKEVNSVQWCPKDSKRLASASDDGTIKIWELASLPPL is encoded by the exons ATGAATTTGGCGGATAGGACTTTCGAGCTGAAAGAAATCGAAACGCTTCGAGGCCATACTGATAGGGTTTGGTGCATCGCCTGGAATCCAGCCTCAGGAGTCAACCGTGTCCCCGCCATGATCGCTTCATGTGGAGCCGACAAAAAAGTCATCATTTGGGAACAGGACCGCGCCACCGGCTCTTTCCAGTGCAAG CATGTGTTGGACCTGCATGCTTCAACTGTGCGATGGTGTGCTTGGGAGAGATCTGGAAATTTATTGGCAACGTCAAGTCTTGATGGTGACATACGCATTTGGGAGAATGTCACGGGAAGATTCAAATTCACCCATGGTTTAAAG AATCACTACAATGCTCCTGTAAATATCTCTTGGAATGCATCTGGCATGATGCTAGCAACCTGTATCCCACGTCAACCAATATGGATATGGCAAGTTGCATTCACTCTCAGTTTTATAGATTTATCGATGGTGGCAGCTAGTGCAGGACATGTTAAAATGATTCAGTGGCATCCATTGAAGGATATACTGTTTTCATGTGGCTTTGACAATACTATCAAG ATTTGGGTTTCGGATTTGCGCATGATTCATTGGGAATGTGTGCAATCTTTAGGTGAAAGTCACAG TGGAGGCATACATACAATCCAGGCCTTAGCTTTTAATGCGAAGGCAGACAAAATCGTTGCCTGTAG TGATGATCTCTCCATTACGATATGGAGTATTGACGTTGAGATGATACGATATGGAGAAAGAAATGCCGCTGG GACACTTCTATGTACTCTTACTGGTTATCACAACAAAACAATTTTTTCTGTTAATTGGTCAAG GAAGGAAATAATTTGCAGTGGGGCAGCTGATGGTGCTCTATGTTTCTTTGTTGAAAATGATGATGGATTG TTTGATGGACCTACATATAAATTGCTACTGATGAAAGACCATGCTCAtgataaggaagtaaattcggTTCAATGGTGTCCCAAG GATAGCAAGCGGCTCGCCTCTGCAAGTGACGATGGAACAATTAAGATATGGGAATTAGCCTCTCTACCTCCTCTCTAA
- the LOC140959407 gene encoding uncharacterized protein: MLIALRAKNKLAFIDGTCQRPAAGSLTLNQWERCNALVLSWIMNTVSKEIFGGIVYSTDASTVWKDLKEQFDKVNGSRIFAIHREIGGLRQGNLSISTYYCKLKQLWDEYASFVTLPSCTCDTARKYIDHDHQQKLLQFLLGLNDSYVHIRSQILMMDPLPTVGQAFSVVSQEESTRSLLAIEPLPSVFYSS, translated from the coding sequence ATGTTGATTGCATTGCGTGCGAAGAATAAATTGGCATTTATTGATGGAACTTGCCAACGTCCAGCTGCTGGAAGCCTTACGTTAAATCAGTGGGAACGATGCAACGCATTGGTGTTATCGTGGATCATGAATACAGTTTCTAAAGAGATATTTGGGGGAATCGTATACTCAACTGATGCATCAACCGTTTGGAAGGATTTGAAGGAACAATTTGATAAAGTGAATGGATCTCGAATATTTGCCATTCACAGGGAGATCGGAGGATTGCGACAGGGTAATCTCTCTATTTCTACGTATTATTGTAAACTCAAACAACTCTGGGATGAATATGCATCATTCGTTACTCTTCCCTCTTGTACATGTGATACTGCCCGCAAATATATTGATCATGATCATCAACAAAAGTTGCTCCAGTTTCTGCTTGGATTAAATGATAGTTACGTTCACATTCGAAGTCAGATTTTGATGATGGATCCGCTGCCGACCGTGGGACAAGCTTTCTCTGTTGTATCTCAAGAAGAGTCAACTCGATCATTGTTGGCCATTGAACCTCTGCCGTCAGTTTTTTATTCGTCTTGA